In the Nerophis ophidion isolate RoL-2023_Sa linkage group LG19, RoL_Noph_v1.0, whole genome shotgun sequence genome, one interval contains:
- the si:ch211-199f5.1 gene encoding protocadherin-8: protein MPPLRGTYFVQISCERRALRSPPVRNLEVFVGCCACVKAQSNFPSARRCLFPPFLHLDSIRMIFITYCHCWIFTLLALHALLRASLARSEGNTIRYQCDEEAAAGTGIGNLAKDMSLSAPHSSRTSFRMMRQFNDSFIRVRESDGQLSVGERMDRERMCRHSPQCLVAFDVVSFSKERYKLIHVEVEIKDVNDNSPEFPSAESVVEISENAAPGSRVPLDPAVDLDVGSNYIQSYQISVNSHFTIDVLLRADGVKYAELVLMKELDRETQASYTLDLVATDGGNPTRSGSTKITVRVTDFNDNSPVFDQNSFSVNLPEDAPVGTVILDLNAEDADEGQNGEVVYGFGKQVSHVIRELFHVDNRSGRLTLRSPVDFEDKRTYELDVQATDLGPNPTPSVCKIVIHVTDVNDNAPGISITPMTSITTGTAHISEAAEKDSLVALVTTSDRDAGVNGQVHCTLYGHDHFKLRQAYEDSYMVVTAAPLDRERISEYNLTVMAEDFGSPPLRKITQYTIRISDENDNAPRFTKPVYEVSVAENNAPGAYLATVEATDADLGNNGKITYRLVDSLVMGSPVNTFVSLNSVSGSIYALRSFNYEVMKQLDVHVQAGDGGSPQLQSTAVVRLKVADQNDNEPSIIEPPLYKGSADVFLPKDAPPGFVVTHIKATDADEGLNAHLSYKITEGAQLGFSVDKDTGKVHVSRQLTYDLTDSVKAVVSVSDGGSPSLTSTAIIHFNFIEGTAPSPPSSAHDEYLFEWDTSVAIIVVLAGSCSLLLLAIVLITTICSRRRKEARESYDEREEAPKKTESAEGARMDSMVGSHMVKAFEPHPFPEQPPLAAGNAGEMSCEDGCQAAGVFEPANRVMEGKLKGYSTLPGYGKEALRPITIWKGNSFTTISARDPHISGKDSGKGDSDFNDSDSDISGDVHKKDSPPTNALWACTSECKVLGHSDRCWSPSATRPNTSMASGPNLSTFSRTASLPRDTRREHYYPSHVPKGNGLQSVYEKVQHQEFDYILVGPPTPARIQETDEISIPEYTNS from the exons CGAGCGACGAGCGCTCCGGAGCCCGCCAGTGCGGAATTTGGAGGTGTTTGTCGGCTGCTGCGCGTGCGTAAAAGCGCAAAGTAACTTCCCCAGTGCGCGGCGTTGTCTCTTCCCCCCTTTCCTCCATTTGGATTCTATCAGGATGATATTCATCACTTATTGCCACTGCTGGATATTTACGCTCCTCGCCCTCCATGCCCTTTTACGCGCCTCCCTGGCCCGCAGCGAGGGGAATACGATCCGGTACCAGTGCGACGAGGAGGCGGCGGCGGGCACCGGGATAGGCAACCTGGCCAAGGACATGTCCTTGAGCGCGCCTCACTCCTCCAGGACCAGTTTCAGGATGATGAGGCAGTTTAACGACTCCTTCATCCGGGTGCGGGAGAGCGACGGGCAGCTGAGCGTCGGCGAGCGGATGGACCGGGAGAGGATGTGCCGACACTCCCCGCAGTGTCTCGTCGCCTTCGACGTGGTCAGCTTCTCCAAAGAGCGCTACAAGCTGATCCACGTCGAGGTGGAGATCAAAGACGTCAACGACAACTCCCCGGAGTTCCCCAGCGCCGAGTCCGTGGTGGAGATCTCGGAGAACGCGGCCCCGGGCTCCCGCGTCCCCCTGGACCCGGCCGTGGACTTGGACGTGGGTTCCAACTACATCCAAAGCTACCAGATCTCCGTCAACAGCCACTTCACTATTGACGTGCTCCTGAGAGCGGATGGGGTTAAATATGCGGAGTTGGTGCTGATGAAGGAGCTGGATAGGGAGACCCAGGCGTCCTACACCTTGGACCTGGTCGCCACGGACGGAGGCAACCCAACCAGGTCCGGGTCCACAAAGATAACGGTCAGAGTGACGGACTTTAACGACAACAGTCCGGTGTTTGACCAGAATAGCTTCTCGGTGAACCTGCCGGAGGATGCTCCTGTAGGGACTGTGATCCTGGACCTGAACGCGGAGGACGCGGACGAGGGGCAGAACGGCGAGGTGGTCTACGGGTTCGGGAAACAGGTCTCGCATGTGATCAGGGAGCTTTTCCACGTGGACAACAGATCGGGACGTTTGACGCTGCGGAGCCCGGTGGACTTTGAGGACAAGCGTACCTACGAGCTGGACGTCCAGGCGACCGACTTGGGACCCAACCCGACCCCGTCGGTGTGCAAGATCGTCATCCACGTCACGGACGTCAACGACAACGCGCCGGGCATCAGCATCACCCCGATGACCTCCATCACCACGGGCACGGCGCACATCAGCGAGGCGGCGGAGAAGGACAGCCTGGTGGCGCTGGTCACCACCTCGGACCGGGACGCCGGGGTGAACGGCCAGGTCCACTGCACCCTCTACGGCCACGACCACTTCAAACTGCGGCAGGCGTACGAGGACAGCTACATGGTGGTGACGGCCGCCCCTTTGGACCGGGAGAGGATCAGCGAGTACAACCTCACCGTCATGGCGGAGGACTTCGGCTCCCCGCCCCTCAGGAAGATCACCCAGTACACCATCCGAATCAGCGACGAGAACGACAACGCCCCGCGTTTCACCAAGCCCGTCTACGAAGTGTCCGTGGCGGAGAACAACGCCCCCGGCGCCTACCTGGCCACCGTGGAGGCCACCGACGCCGATCTGGGCAACAACGGCAAGATCACCTACAGGCTTGTGGACAGCCTCGTCATGGGTTCGCCCGTCAACACCTTCGTCTCGCTCAATTCCGTGTCGGGGTCCATCTACGCCTTGAGGAGCTTCAACTACGAGGTCATGAAGCAGCTGGACGTCCACGTGCAGGCCGGCGACGGCGGTTCGCCGCAGCTGCAGAGCACGGCGGTCGTCCGCTTGAAAGTGGCGGATCAGAACGATAACGAGCCCTCAATAATCGAGCCGCCGCTCTACAAGGGCTCCGCCGACGTCTTCCTGCCTAAAGACGCGCCGCCGGGTTTCGTGGTCACGCACATCAAGGCTACGGACGCTGACGAGGGCCTCAACGCTCATTTGTCCTATAAGATCACGGAGGGGGCGCAGCTGGGGTTCTCCGTGGACAAAGACACGGGGAAGGTGCACGTGAGCCGACAGCTGACCTATGACCTCACCGACAGCGTCAAAGCCGTGGTGTCGGTGAGCGACGGCGGCTCCCCGTCCTTGACCTCCACCGCCATCATCCACTTCAACTTCATCGAGGGCACGGCGCCCAGCCCGCCCTCCTCGGCCCACGACGAGTACCTCTTCGAGTGGGACACCTCGGTGGCCATTATCGTCGTGCTGGCGGGGAGCTGCTCCCTCCTGCTGCTCGCCATCGTTCTCATCACCACCATTTGCAGCCGCCGCAGGAAGGAGGCGAGGGAAAGCTACGACGAGCGGGAGGAGGCGCCCAAGAAAACGGAGAGCGCCGAAGGCGCCCGCATGGACTCCATGGTCGGCAGCCACATGGTGAAAGCATTCGAGCCGCACCCTTTCCCGGAGCAGCCGCCGCTCGCCGCCGGGAACGCGGGGGAGATGAGTTGTGAGGACGGGTGTCAGGCGGCGGGCGTCTTTGAGCCCGCCAACAGGGTCATGGAGGGTAAACTAAAG GGCTACTCCACGTTACCCGGATACGGGAAGGAAGCCTTGAGACCGATAACCATCTGGAAGGGCAATTCCTTCACAACCATCTCGGCGAGGGACCCACACATCAGCGGCAAGGACAGCGGCAAAGGAGACAGCGACTTCAACGACAGCGACTCCGACATCAGCGGGGACGTGCACAAAAAAGACTCGCCGCCCACCAACG CTTTGTGGGCGTGCACGAGCGAGTGCAAAGTGCTGGGCCACTCGGACAGATGCTGGAGCCCCTCGGCCACCAGGCCCAACACCAGCATGGCCTCGGGACCCAACCTGTCCACCTTCTCCAGGACGGCATCCCTTCCCCGGGACACCAGGAGGGAACACTACTACCCATCCCACGTGCCTAAAGGCAACGGCCTGCAGAGCGTGTACGAAAAAGTCCAACACCAGGAGTTTGATTACATCCTCGTGGGGCCGCCGACGCCGGCCAGAATACAAGAAACGGACGAGATCTCCATCCCAGAATACACAAACTCTTAA